TTACTATTCATCATATTACAGACTGGcattacatataatatatatgtatgtatgtagacttcaattaatgatttagcgAAGCGAATATTtatgcatattttttttttttacattacttcatctcatttatgtatttttaaaactctACTGAAGCGTAGGCGGTTACACATTTCATGCAATCAGCAGACGATTTATATCTTCTACAGAAAGGTTTTTTAacggaaaataaaataaatgaaaataaaaattacgccGGCGGACATAGATGAAGCCatgaagaaaataatgaatgatataatatatacatgaCAGTAATAAATGCAGTTGTATTTTAAAACCATGCAgaaataagaataagcagaAAAGtagttgaataaaaataattaaaaataaaaacgttaCCCTGAGACTGGAACGTCGTCTATCGATAGTGTTTaagctgttgttgttgttgatgGTGccgttgttgttgttattgttgttggcGGCCATGTGGAGAGCGGAGAGAGAGCTCTGGTGATGTTGGAGATGCAGAGGCCGACTTCCACGGCCAAGACTTCCTCCAGCGCTCATGGTGCTCATCGGCCTTGCTCCGGTGTGGTTCCTCGGGACAACCTCCAGCTGACTTctacacacacccacacattCTCATGCtcgcttttaattttttcattaactaGTGTTTAGCACCGACAATACATCGCAACACACACACGTATTTATGTAATTAGTAAATAGTAGttggattttttaagttttttggAGACTTTTTTCAATAGCTGCTCTTCATGGacattatttttcacataaattattttattattaaatattaatcttgtttaaaattttctgataataaataaatttatttttactgttaattttaattttagtgatTAAAAACTCTAGAGTCTATAAGCCAGTTAATTgtctataaaattctaaaactattaaaaaaataaaattctaaacaaGATTCAcattactaaataataaaatatatatctaattatagttataaaatatctaGTTACAacataaatatacatacacaAGCATTTTGtgctttaaatataaaaaaagttcatttaCTGGGCTCTAATGATCCTCGGTTTCAATTAGActtttagtttataatttttttataatatttttattatttttcatttaaactaATTACGTTTTTGACATTAGAGCCAAATAAGATGTTAGACGAAACATTTAACAGTCAGTAATTTTGAATGGCaaataaatatctataatAATGCACAGTAGTATAATCCATGAtcgtgttttaattttttatctagttcgcttttgattttaattggataaaaattttgccgcatagaaaaaaaaaaattggaaaatgaTCAAGGATAATACCACAGTTTACTAAGAAAAATTAGTGCTGTACATAGCGCAGTGCAGTGCAGGCAGCGGCTGTGGGCTACGGCTCacctaaattcaattttatttaccgatttaataaatttttcatcaatagaTATTGTTTACTGAACGgcaattactattttattatttattatttttttgatttattatccATTAATCGAGTGGACTGCAgaccaaattaattaattaacacattaatcaataaaatgaaaagaattcaaagttatttaaacaataaaaataatataaatgtttGTATATGTACATATCATGTCGGCTGTAACTGTATCGTATTTACGTGTGTGTATTACTGGTAATGACGGAGTAAATAtcgtgtaataataattataatgactaatctaattaaatttacaatataatCACGTTTCGATTaaacttcaatatttatacacatataattttgatttatcataataataattaaattaaatatcatatttatataataataatatttgatcTTATTTTATCAGATATTATCTGATTTTATTCAGTGACATTGCAATGCAAATAAAGCTgctttatttgaatttttatcactATGTAACAATGgcaaaatttatactttttttttggcgAATGTGACATcggttttttattaatatttatttcggTATTCGCGGAAGCATTGGTGAATGTACATTcgtgaaataaaaatgagatACGTGTTGTGACCGATtctaaaaatatgtaattaattgGTATTGATTTTCGATGACCTACATTAATTAACTCCGcggttttaataattaattgtcaatgaataagttaaatttatttgtgaccgactttaaatatatttgtttatattacaCGGTAAAGAATAATCAATgctgaatatttatttttttttcatattttttataatttcgaagaataataaggaaaattttttaaagcaatcAAAGCTTTATTTTGACcttggatttttaaaattttaaaattattctacaAACTTGTTTTATCAGAAATCgaactatatttttatgagttcaagaatttttatttttgataaattttgttatgattaaaatttcgaGCATTGAACTTTTAAAATCAGAATATTTGTCTAtgcataaatttaataaaatttcaactcTGATGAAGCAATATTATTATCAGAAATTcgaataattacatttttaattaagtgtTATTGACTAAATTTTGtacaagtaaatttttgttatatttgaATCAATATATCATCAagtaaactatttattttaccaaaatttcaattttattatctgaaatttttaaatcgctgacctaaatttattttttaacatattaaaaaaagaaaaattcttgttgaaaatatttctcttagtgtaattatttttgcatttttaaaattcgcCGGACTTTTATAATAACTCGTTACTATAACAGACAAATATTTGAGCTTAAATATTAGCAAAGTATTACAACTATCGCCGTTGCTGTTTgagtaaaacaaaaaagataCCGGCTGAGATGTATCATTTATAGCTCGGCAAATATGAACAACGGAATTTGAAACAAGAGTAACCTACAGCGGAAGTTTTAACGGAAACCCTGAGGAATTAAGGAGTAATAATGGAGGTAGTTGCCTACAGCAACGATATGTATcaaatgtatacatatataaaggATTGTAATCGTAAACTGAATCCCGGTAGTAGTTTTAGATACAAGTAAGTTGATCTGAAGCCATTGTAATAGTGCTAGGAGCCTTTTTCTCGGTTCTCATCGGTCTTCTCCTTGTTTTATACCTACCTATACATTGCAGAGTTCTTTGATTACGTACATAAGCTGTGAGTATGCTCAATTCCCTACAACCCTCTACTTTCTCAACTTTTTTTCGGCTCGAccatttgaatttatttctcTTTTCCTTCACTTCTTTTCTCTCAACTTGTAACTCGTAACTCTTAACTCTGTACTTTCTTCAACACTCGGAATTCTTTTGATAAAATCATCCCAACTAAGTTGAAAAATAACTCGAAATAATTCTGTTTAAGTACGGCCGGGAATTGTTTTCTTTACGTGcgctaattttttacttttttgaatACTCCAGAAACAAATTTCATCCAGCCTTTAGttagaattttcttttttttatgagagaaataaaatggtaaagaaattaaaaaaatagtgataaATGCTTAAGAATGAGGTGTAATGAAGactgatttaaaataatttgtcttAGGAGGCAAGGAAGACAAACGAGGGTCTAATATCCATGCATTAACGTTCATTGTCGTCGCACCGGGACGTTATTGCACATGATATTGTTGGTATAGCATCTAATGAGTAATCAACACAATATGCTGTTGATTGAGATTGAGAATTGATTGGCCCGAATAGAGCACTGTGAATTAGTAACTAATGTCACATATCGatacatacacatatatattatgtattatagatatatgtatatgtatctGTATGTATTTGACAGAACGAGTGCCGATTAATGTGCGTTGTCCATTGTTCCTTCTGGATGACAGTAGATTGAGTACCTTGCTGGAAGAACGAGTCCTTCTAGCTCAGCTGTCAGGTGTCGGCGTATCATGTGCTTAGCTGGCGGAATTCCGAGCGCTGTCGCCATCGTGTCACCCGTAAATGAAGGCTCCAACACTACCAGTGCACCATGTACTCCAGAATcttcaagaaaattatatataataataatttaatattttattatatttttcaactacttttttttattaatataaactattcgcataaaatttaaagtattaaaaaattatattttatatttattttataaatattcaaagctgatttttatttctttaaatatgtacttaaaacttttaaaacttataaattatacGGTATGCTAAtatacaactttttttttttaactaaaaactttatgaaagtaaaacttaaagaaaaaactttaaatatttgagTACAGAAAAGCTATTTTATATTatcgatattttaaaaataaaaatttgattaatagtcattaaaataattgctatcaaataaataaatataccttTGAGATTGTCTGCGTACTCAGCCAAGTCGATATTCCTCGCCCATCTAATAAATCTTTGATTAGTCCAAACTAATGGGTCCTCATCGACTTGCTCTGACTGATGCCTCCTAACAGCCAATGCctgtaataattattctcgataaatatttataaaataaattaaaataatgacaGATAATCCGGATAACACAACTGACAATAACTTTAACCCgattatgtaaaatatatacagTCGGATTTAAATctgattaaaagttaaaagcTCAAAAGCTTCGATACGTTAAGAACTTGgtacataatttataatttaaacgatGCAATaggataataattatttgactaattaattaaattataagtaCCTGTCTATCATACTTGAGCATTCTCAGTAAATTAATTCCATGCATAATACTTGCTTGGTGAAATTTCCGCGTAACACCAAGCAACTTTTCAAGCTCCTTCTTAACAACATGATCCAGCATTCGCGCGTCAACCATGTTTGTCGCAAAGCTCTCGGAGTATTGAGCGAGTCCTAAGTCTGGTAACCACTCAGAACTAACCCAAGTATGACCAAGTTGTGCAATGCACGGATAACGAACGAGACTTGGATGACGATGTTCTTCAATAGCAAGTCGGAGTTTCTTCCTGTGAAGTGGATGCGTTATACCGAGACCTGCTTCTAGTTCAGCGTCGTTCAACTCTAACAATACCTAAGAAAAGTTTCATTGTTcgttgattattaataataataattttaataaaatagaaaataaataataaaatataatacctTTCCAGACTTAATATTTTCAGCGCATCTTGGTCCATACTGTGGCATTCCAAGAGCGACCTCAAGCCAAGCAAGCACGGTGGGTGCCCGCCAGCGCTCCATTGGTATGGTAGCAGCCTCTCTGAGTAATCTCAACTTCTCAGCGTAGCCTTCCTCGGTGAGGGGCGACCAGGATCTGTATGGATCGAAGGCTTCCGGGCCCTCGTTTCCGGCGCTCCCGCTCACAGAACTGTTTATCGTTTTCCGGTGACGCGAGCGTGCGAAAACCCTTCAAACGAAACGTAATGACTATTATAAAGTACCCCAgactatatataattttattttgttttgtcgACGCCCCTTCGTCCTGACAAACTACTTCGCCGCTTTATCCATCTATGTACTATACCATTAATGACGGTGTAAGGACGTTTGTTTGCCAATCTCAAAGAGAGTGCTGTCGGTTGAGTGCTATTAGTATTTAATCAAATGCCTATTTAATTAAGCGGTTTACGagcgattttaattttacttcttaatttaatcattattttatttatttcaaataaacatctagtgaatttttttgttttaatttaatgctattttgataaatttattacttgaaaattatttcccagaaaaataataaagaaagattaaattaaatttattgtcattatAATAACTAGAAATTTGAGATAAAGGGACAAATAAATGATGGAGATACTGCTTTGTACCCGCTTGTGATATTGTCTTAAGTCGGTTTAAGCTATTCACATCGAATTTGTTCACAGAACGTTAAAGAGATAAATGCACACTTATAAagcttaataattataatattgctGTTCGACAAGATGCTGGTAGAAAATTTTGAGCTTGCTTTAGCACTTAAAGCTTATTAACTTATTTTAGACGTTCTAATTATCTAGCATTAAACtcaattatcattatcatcattataattattattattttataaaattgaggcAATTAGTGAAAACAAACCGAAACAAAACTCGTTACTAAcgtattacaaaattaaattttaagtttattattgAGTGAAGTTAATTTCACTGAAAAAGCAgtagtaaattataaataaaatccaaaaaattaaacccAAAAGTTTTGCTccgttataattattcattttttacgaAGAATACTTATTGAGTAAAGAATAAATTGCTGGTATAGAATAAAATACGAACGAAATCTGTTCTTTGTACCTGGAAATAGATCCCCAGGGCCCGCCTCTTGTCGCAGATGAGCGTACGTGAGCGACAGGTGCTACGACAGGTGGACTCTGTTTGCATCTCCTCGGCTCAGAATCCATCGGGCTGGAGAGCTGCTCGACCGATCGCGACATCGACGATGTGTTCATTGCCCGTGAGAATGCATTTAACGGCGACAGTGTTGGACTGCAGTCTTTTGGCGTTGTTGCtgctgaaataatattttttttttttttatttaattttctatattttttttttattgattttttatttttcacaaataatTCGGTAGTAAATTTGatgagaataataataatggtaacaATAGATACTTTTTAACGATTGATGCAACATAAAGAACATACATACACTCGCGTGTTAGGATCAATACTGTTATTTTTTCATGCTCATGCTTTTCGAAAaacatttatcatttattatttactgtaacgaaatatatatttgatttttttctttttataaattttataaaagcagaacaagtaaaatattttttttttatttatggttaTGGAAAATAAATGGACTTTAGGGATAAAAATGTAgagagaaataaatttataatttatataaaaaaagcgAGGCAGAGAGTTGATAGATATAATAAGCGATGGTAAGATGACGATAACCATTAAACTGTACACTTACACTGGTACATATGTGATGGGGCTATAGAAGAGATCACGGAGATGCTGTCCATGTCGAGGCCACTTCCCTCAACAGTTATTGTCGGTGTTCCTGcgttaaatatatattctatATTGTTTATGGTGGTTATATTGTTCTGTTCtgtttgtatgtatgtatgtgataATGTTGGGCGTGAAGaatgtaataaatatgataaatttattttttaaagtgacaGTTTGAATGTAAGGATCAGAGAAAGAGAGTGAATGGTATTGAGTGGGTGTCCCGCAAAAGACAACAAGACAAGCCGAATTCGCCTTTAACGTGTTCTTTATGTTGCACCCTTGTGTTAGTTATTTCGAAAACTTGTTAATGTGAGCTGATACTCACTGgtgtgtaataaaaataactcttGATATTTTGGTAATAGTTTATTAGAGAAGAAAAAATCGTATCGATACTGACTAGCTTGATTTTGCCATAATCATactctttatttattaaaagaaagtttatataaaaattatcaatcattaattgaatctacatactgataaaaaaaaaataacttgcccagaaaaaaaggttcacttgagccaagaaaatatttttctaattattttcttgagcgaaaaaaaaatttttttttgacacaagaaatttcacttagtccaacaaaattaattctcttgtattaagaaatatgtatcttgatccaagaaaatttatttaagtcaagaaaatcttcttgtttagagaaaatttagcctcttgctccaaaaaatttagttcttgatgatttatgataatttgaattaaggaaaaattacttccaccaagaatagaatttcaagaaaaattttcacttcgGCCAACATAACGTCGGGCTTCTTTCAGgtacccgaaaattttcttgagccaagaattttgtcaagaaatttttctttctgtgtgattcaagagaaaaattcttgaaccaagaaattattcttgtttcaagtaaattttatctcttgaatcaagtttatattttttatcagtccATTCAaagatgattaaaaaaagaaatttaaaataagtctTGGttcttgttttattaattaaaactttttttcatcgttattaagaacaaaaaaatgcCTACGCAACTATTTCACCTTGACAAAATCCTCTTACTGAAGAACGACCTTTTACATAATTGTATATAGAGCATGAAAAAATTGGACAATTAATAGTGAGGAGTTATCTAGTTCTCTGTGGGAAGCTTTTAAAAGAGACTTTAATCGTGCTTTGCGTTTTCGCTCTTGTTGAAacgtaattaaatttaacctTTGGCtgtttttagttataaaaaaataatctcgtTTAAACTTCCGAGAACCTCCTCAATTACATTAAAAGAATATaccttttaattaattcatttacgACAATTATATTAGCACTTATTTATaacgtttaaaataaaaataaaatagagcaTAGTTAGAGGTAAATTGCACTAACCATCAGTGGTAGAATCTGATAAGTTCCCACCGACGCTTGTAGCACCACCGCTTTCACGATCGCTGGACCCGCGTACACCGCTATCGGCGCTGCAGCTTCCACGATCACCAGCCTGTCCAGTGCCAGATACACCCGTGCTAGTGACACTGCCTACACAGAGATCAGTCATGCCCAAGGGCGGTTGGGAGCCCAGGTGCGGGAGCAGCATTGGTACACAATTTCCAACTCCGCTGTTGCTGCAGGCACCAGGTGTTGCTGTCCCATTAACGCTGCCTCGGGGAAATGAGACGAGGGACTCCTGGTCACTCAAACACACATTTCCAATACCCCGATCCCCTAATTGCCGTTGAAgctgaataataattttttacgttatttattttagttttaaaaatttttttttaatttgaaaaattaaaaaaataataattaattaaaactagcagccttgcagtcactatttGACTGCCGTAACTGGTGAactataaaaaagtaaaattttgctctattaaataatgacttttgttaaattgcactgtactttcttaaatattgacgtttttgaaaatataagcttatcccgacgttacattcatcaagagctttcatttgagtacccacatgcattttatatatttttcatatatacatatatataatatatataaatatatgaaaaattgatgtgggtactcaaatgaaaggtctcgatgagtgtaatgtcggggtgagcttatatttttaaaaatattaatagtttacaagatacaaggtcatttcttaattattgatatttttaaagatataaactcatcttgaTGTAACGTtcaccaagagctttcatttgagtacccacatgaattttgatatatttttcatatatacatatgtatatatatgtagacTAAATCATAGTGTTAGTGTTTATacaaaaactattatttataaaagcatAGTAGCTCCACACTTCGAGTACTGCAGTTCGATAATGATAAACTATAgtcaaatgaaaataaatacactaCAAAAACTACAAAATCGAGCTGTACGTATTATATTAGAAGTAAATAGATAtacatcaattaaaaatatgctagAAACATTAGGGTGGCAATCAGTAAGACAGAGGATGATTTATAATACCTGTATATTAGTATATAAAATGGCAAATGGATTTGCACCTGATTATTTATGTGATCGTGTCATAAGAAAGAGTGAAGGCAGTCACTATGATACTAGAAATAGTTGCttgattaatgtaaaaaatactaGAACAAAAAGTGCCGAAAAAACGATTACATATTTAGGTTTTAATATGTTTAATGATTTAccaaaagaaataaaagatcAAGCAACTATTTCTGGTTTCAAGAGACTTTTAGCTGAATATATTAAGATGAAGATCGATGTTTAATGTATTGATgttgaataaattatgaccTGAGACGTATtgtatgatatatttttattttatattattaatagcggaaagttaaaattaaattaaaagacgATATGCAAatgaataaattgtaataCGAGTGAATTATATTGTAatttgtgtatatatatatatatagccaaaggctaaataaataaaccattaatattattatgtattaaaatgtcaatagttcataagatacaaggtcgtttcttagttatgttaaattgtactgtactttcttaacccGTCAGCACTCACGTTATGAGCATTTTGCTCACGCAAGTGCTAGTGAGACACTAAAATTCACGTGAGTTCTGAGGGgttaactattgacaattttaaaaatataagctcatcccgatgttacactcatcaagaactttcatttgagtatccacatgcattttgatatatttttcatatatacatatatatataatatatatatatatatatatatatatatatatatatatgaaaaattgatgtgggtactaaaatgaaaggtctcgatgagtgtaatgtcgaggtgagcttatatttataaaaatgtcaatagttcacaagatacaaggtcgtttcttaattatgtatctagagatagagctttttcgaatgcagccttaatactcatcatcataaattgactatcggtgagaatgatatgaaaccttgaaaaggcacaaattcaagtcaagatttttgcaatgacactaaatttcactaaaaaaaccgattttatcatatgactatcctggagacaaaatttttcttattctcttaataatatagataatatgAGAAAATAGAATTAGTTACTTCTTTAATAGTTGCATGAGCATGAGCAAGAGCAGCTTCTTTATCAGCGAGGCTCGCTGCTAAACTGACACTCCGGTCAGCTTCATCCCTGGCAGCTCTTAGAAGACTCCAGCGTTCACGTTCGCGTTCTCGTTCGCGTTCTTCATTCGGCAATCCACTTCCATGTTGAAGTCGTCCAAGTGTTGCTTCGTTTTCCCTCATCCGCTGAAATCAAACGGTGAGAAACCACATACGGGCAGTAACTCCATCCCAATCAAACCAACACCAAAACTATGACTACTTTTACTGGTAGTTAAGAATTAATAAAGTTAACAGGTCGTTTTATTgaggattttttaaaattcaattttgacTCTGGTACTTTTTATAAGGGCTTAAGTAATTGGAATTCACTGTGCAGATATAGTTATCAACTATCAGTATTAGTTTTAGTATTAGGCAGACTGGATGACCGGATTAATCCATTTATACCGTTATGAACAAATATTGTAACGATGTGGAAGCAGTTTATCGGGTAAAGTTAGTACGTAATGAGTTTAATGCAAACAGGTAGAGAGAAGAAACTAGAGGAAAAGAGAAGTTAAATAGTTTGGtaagttataagttataatttataacttaattattataatttgattatgtattataattaaaattgaaattataatatttttttgatgatataattattctttaaaatttttacactaaaTGAGTATTTcacatttaattgtttaattatttgagcataaaagaaattaaagaatttaaaatggAATCAAGGTATTAGGAGTATTTATCGGGTGAATTTAAATAACGATTTGCTGTTAAGATAGCTGCGCACCGGAGAATAACATACGGTTTTATTCTCATTCGGTTTAATGCTATCCATGAATAGCTGGTTGGTATTTGCTTGGGAGATAAGAGACGAAAAGTTGGGATGGAAGTTAAGCTGGGGTGGAAAATTGTCCGGACAAGATGGTGTTGAATTGTTGTTGAAAAGGAAATAAAGGAAAAGGGAGAACACGGGAATTAACAGAATAGAAGAAATAGAAGTGAAAAAGGGCAAGTAGAATGGAAGCCTGATGCGAGAGATTgtcggaaaaattttatcaataaatggaCACGGACACATGGACTCGAGTTGTCTGCGACAGATTTCGTATTGACACTGTTGAGAGAGATGCACTTGAAAGATGATACTTTGCTGGGTTATTGAGGATAAAAAATAGAAGAGAAAAAATCGCGATGGCGATGCCGATGGGTAATGGAAAACtgatagtttatttttattgtaagctATTTTTCACTTAGCAAAGTACCGTTAGATTGTATAGAGAGTTTTGCGGTATTTCAGTGAGTTTAATTCTATGTGGACATTTGTTTTAACGTGGGTTCATGCTAAGCCCATTAATCGTCTGGTAAGAAAAGCTGGCTATGCACAAAAACAAAGATTGATGAAGAAGTTCTTTGGAGATGTGGAAATGCAAAGCACGAATTAAGTGAGTTATGAGATTCAGGGTgagaaaattgataaattccgacataataatcattataatataaatgttaatggttaagaaaataatttaaattgctatatttcttaaaaaacatttctcAGTCATAattaatgtcaaattttttagagaaCTAGAGTCTGGTGTCTGGTGCATggattgaatattaaattaacatattACGTTTTTTACAAGAATTATTTTAGCACGAAGAGTTACGGTCATGCaagaatttaatatattatgaGCTATTTTTATGTGTCTTACCTGCTCGTAATTCCGTATAAAGTCACGGAGTTCGCGTTCCTTGTCTTCGAGAGTACTGTAAAGTGCTTTCATCTGATTGAGTAGATCGAACTTCTCAGCTTTGAGCCTTTTGCGATCAGTTTTAAGGGCTTGGATAATCTCTCGAGAGTGTTGCAACTCCATTTCTAGAGCCACAAAACGAGCTTCTTCTTCAATGGCTGCATCTTCACCACCGACCTCGCCTCGTGCTGCACCGCTTAGTAATAAGCGTCGTAATCTCGCAACTTCTGCCACTAGTCGTTCATTCTCTAAACGGAGTCGTCGAGTGCTCGCCAACTCAACTGAAGTACCGGTATGAAGGCCGGAAAATCTTGAAGctgaaatatattaaaaattcaaaataataaatagtattttataagTAACATCATAATGTGATTATTTAATCaggttttttaaatatttactgttgAGTTtggatataataataattctgataaatttttttgagtataATATAAATGATTCAAAGAACTTTTTAATTCGACGTTTGCCGTTGAGTTTAAttgctttatttttatacaccGACGTTAAAAGTTTTTCTcggtgaattttaattaaaataaatatactgaggagtattgaaatattaaaaaaaaattttttttttaa
This genomic interval from Cotesia glomerata isolate CgM1 linkage group LG1, MPM_Cglom_v2.3, whole genome shotgun sequence contains the following:
- the LOC123274652 gene encoding kazrin isoform X8; the protein is MIINKRLISYYNKLDLWSRLFLWFLRHNLLKIVIKSLNRLSKEGEGLANEDGASTHPTLALMRRILSDAQAKLRVMVEENAATGARLDGELERARGECASLRGELRTVRGALVLNNNHTNNGGTSNSSNASGNSTNSPSTSASTTATTTNNLSAPASQDSTESPGHNSQEETSKRLSANSSPVDKRSSASEKSVSPVDKGNGPIDKKHKKDPNSPIDRSKTSPSAERRNGSPSRSPSEKTRRPWTSAVEKTRISGSGGSVDSQSGSASPDRGSRTTSFFQRSGSERSSGERLRITTNRDSIRSNKDSSIEHDKDSCSKDIIDGDVRPDEDNEPPAPAPSSRPTSPASSLASRFSGLHTGTSVELASTRRLRLENERLVAEVARLRRLLLSGAARGEVGGEDAAIEEEARFVALEMELQHSREIIQALKTDRKRLKAEKFDLLNQMKALYSTLEDKERELRDFIRNYEQRMRENEATLGRLQHGSGLPNEERERERERERWSLLRAARDEADRSVSLAASLADKEAALAHAHATIKELQRQLGDRGIGNVCLSDQESLVSFPRGSVNGTATPGACSNSGVGNCVPMLLPHLGSQPPLGMTDLCVGSVTSTGVSGTGQAGDRGSCSADSGVRGSSDRESGGATSVGGNLSDSTTDATTPKDCSPTLSPLNAFSRAMNTSSMSRSVEQLSSPMDSEPRRCKQSPPVVAPVAHVRSSATRGGPWGSISRVFARSRHRKTINSSVSGSAGNEGPEAFDPYRSWSPLTEEGYAEKLRLLREAATIPMERWRAPTVLAWLEVALGMPQYGPRCAENIKSGKVLLELNDAELEAGLGITHPLHRKKLRLAIEEHRHPSLVRYPCIAQLGHTWVSSEWLPDLGLAQYSESFATNMVDARMLDHVVKKELEKLLGVTRKFHQASIMHGINLLRMLKYDRQALAVRRHQSEQVDEDPLVWTNQRFIRWARNIDLAEYADNLKDSGVHGALVVLEPSFTGDTMATALGIPPAKHMIRRHLTAELEGLVLPARSQLEVVPRNHTGARPMSTMSAGGSLGRGSRPLHLQHHQSSLSALHMAANNNNNNNGTINNNNSLNTIDRRRSSLRTCSLLYLKKLSWRSSQGSLSRALGLRPRSEKVSPSSSSDTGSLVSQCQYMSSIRSNSPPPPQLPPRPNANGGIGSVGGIGLGIGIGIGSGNGKRHRRVKSIGDIEYITNAPVSTPV
- the LOC123274652 gene encoding liprin-beta-2 isoform X9; protein product: MRRILSDAQAKLRVMVEENAATGARLDGELERARGECASLRGELRTVRGALVLNNNHTNNGGTSNSSNASGNSTNSPSTSASTTATTTNNLSAPASQDSTESPGHNSQEETSKRLSANSSPVDKRSSASEKSVSPVDKGNGPIDKKHKKDPNSPIDRSKTSPSAERRNGSPSRSPSEKTRRPWTSAVEKTRISGSGGSVDSQSGSASPDRGSRTTSFFQRSGSERSSGERLRITTNRDSIRSNKDSSIEHDKDSCSKDIIDGDVRPDEDNEPPAPAPSSRPTSPASSLASRFSGLHTGTSVELASTRRLRLENERLVAEVARLRRLLLSGAARGEVGGEDAAIEEEARFVALEMELQHSREIIQALKTDRKRLKAEKFDLLNQMKALYSTLEDKERELRDFIRNYEQRMRENEATLGRLQHGSGLPNEERERERERERWSLLRAARDEADRSVSLAASLADKEAALAHAHATIKELQRQLGDRGIGNVCLSDQESLVSFPRGSVNGTATPGACSNSGVGNCVPMLLPHLGSQPPLGMTDLCVGSVTSTGVSGTGQAGDRGSCSADSGVRGSSDRESGGATSVGGNLSDSTTDGTPTITVEGSGLDMDSISVISSIAPSHMYQSATTPKDCSPTLSPLNAFSRAMNTSSMSRSVEQLSSPMDSEPRRCKQSPPVVAPVAHVRSSATRGGPWGSISRVFARSRHRKTINSSVSGSAGNEGPEAFDPYRSWSPLTEEGYAEKLRLLREAATIPMERWRAPTVLAWLEVALGMPQYGPRCAENIKSGKVLLELNDAELEAGLGITHPLHRKKLRLAIEEHRHPSLVRYPCIAQLGHTWVSSEWLPDLGLAQYSESFATNMVDARMLDHVVKKELEKLLGVTRKFHQASIMHGINLLRMLKYDRQALAVRRHQSEQVDEDPLVWTNQRFIRWARNIDLAEYADNLKDSGVHGALVVLEPSFTGDTMATALGIPPAKHMIRRHLTAELEGLVLPARSQLEVVPRNHTGARPMSTMSAGGSLGRGSRPLHLQHHQSSLSALHMAANNNNNNNGTINNNNSLNTIDRRRSSLRTCSLLYLKKLSWRSSQGSLSRALGLRPRSEKVSPSSSSDTGSLVSQCQYMSSIRSNSPPPPQLPPRPNANGGIGSVGGIGLGIGIGIGSGNGKRHRRVKSIGDIEYITNAPVSTPV